From a region of the Pogona vitticeps strain Pit_001003342236 chromosome 7, PviZW2.1, whole genome shotgun sequence genome:
- the WSCD1 gene encoding sialate:O-sulfotransferase 1 isoform X4, translating into MAKPFFRPQKFLRRTQFLLFFLTAAYLMAGSLLLLQRSRLTLQPGFRGASGNQAQPAVDVLAGTGNAEIRPVQTPPWTPKLLEDVDGLRGPTSDQRYGPRWLLSRNSELRQLRRRWFLRFVSEQEPMQSAGAKVTRHLTSENKGTYLGCFSDDSRERMMKGAVFYDLRKMTISHCQEACAERAYTYAGLESGAECYCGNKLPVTAAKEEECNNECKGEKGTFCGGINRISVYRVEEPRAGPKRRRNVIYRGCFKAPENLTNTFPASLIHSNLTVEMCSEFCSAKEFPLAVIGGPQCHCGFPTVHFPLHKSSDRSFCSRTHNVSTTEKVLKGGDFRFVYQTPVQDTRCTDRRFLPSKSKAFVALSSFPGAGNTWVRHLIEHATGFYTGSYYFDGTLYNKGFKGEKDHWRSRRTICVKTHESGRKEIETFDSAILLIRNPYKSLVAEFNRKCAGHLGYATDRNWKSKAV; encoded by the exons ATGGCCAAACCTTTTTTTAGACCACAGAAGTTTCTTCGGAGGACCCAgttcctgcttttcttcctcacGGCAGCTTACCTAATGGCTGgcagcctccttctcctccagcgCTCCCGCCTGACTCTCCAACCAGGATTCCGTGGGGCGTCCGGCAACCAAGCCCAGCCCGCCGTGGATGTGTTGGCGGGGACCGGAAATGCCGAGATAAGGCCGGTGCAAACCCCCCCGTGGACTCCCAAACTGTTAGAGGACGTGGATGGGCTCCGTGGACCGACCTCGGACCAGCGGTATGGGCCGCGGTGGCTGCTGTCCAGAAACTCTGAACTGAGGCAGTTACGACGGCGGTGGTTTCTCCGGTTCGTGAGTGAGCAAGAGCCGATGCAAAGCGCAGGGGCCAAAGTCACGAGGCACCTGACATCGGAAAACAAAG GGACTTATCTTGGATGTTTCAGTGATGATTCCAGAGAGAGGATGATGAAAGGTGCCGTGTTTTATGATCTCAGGAAGATGACGATTTCTCACTGCCAGGAGGCTTGTGCCGAGAG AGCTTACACCTACGCTGGCTTAGAATCTGGAGCGGAATGCTACTGCGGAAACAAGCTGCCCGTGACGGCGGCCAAGGAAGAAGAGTGTAACAATGAATGCAAAGGCGAGAAAGGGACCTTTTGTGGAGGCATCAACCGGATCTCTGTCTACCGGGTGGAGGAACCACGGGCCGGTCCAAAACGAC GGCGAAATGTTATCTATCGAGGATGTTTTAAAGCACCAGAAAATTTAACAAACACCTTTCCTGCCTCTTTGATACATTCCAATCTGACAGTAGAAATGTGCTCAGAATTTTGCTCTGCGAAG GAATTCCCGTTGGCAGTGATTGGCGGACCTCAGTGCCACTGCGGTTTCCCGACGGTTCATTTCCCTCTACACAAAAGCTCGGACAGGTCGTTCTGCAGCCGGACCCACAACGTCAGCACCACAGAGAAAGTGTTAAAGGGGGGTGACTTCCGGTTCGTCTACCAAACTCCGGTCCAAG ACACCCGTTGTACCGACCGGAGGTTTCTGCCCTCCAAATCCAAAGCCTTCGTTGCTTTGTCAAGCTTCCCTGGAGCGGGAAATACCTGGGTTCGTCACTTAATAGAACACGCCACCGGATTCTACACGGGAAGTTACTACTTTGATGGAACCCTTTATAACAAAG gtttcaaaggggaaaaagatCACTGGAGAAGCAGGAGGACGATCTGCGTCAAAACGCACGAGAGCGGCAGGAAGGAGATTGAAACGTTCGATTCTGCCATCTTATTGATACGGAACCCCTACAAGTCTCTCGTGGCAGAATTCAATCGGAAGTGTGCTGGCCACCTGGGATATGCCACGGATCGGAACTGGAAAAGCAAAG
- the WSCD1 gene encoding sialate:O-sulfotransferase 1 isoform X1, with the protein MAKPFFRPQKFLRRTQFLLFFLTAAYLMAGSLLLLQRSRLTLQPGFRGASGNQAQPAVDVLAGTGNAEIRPVQTPPWTPKLLEDVDGLRGPTSDQRYGPRWLLSRNSELRQLRRRWFLRFVSEQEPMQSAGAKVTRHLTSENKGTYLGCFSDDSRERMMKGAVFYDLRKMTISHCQEACAERAYTYAGLESGAECYCGNKLPVTAAKEEECNNECKGEKGTFCGGINRISVYRVEEPRAGPKRRRNVIYRGCFKAPENLTNTFPASLIHSNLTVEMCSEFCSAKEFPLAVIGGPQCHCGFPTVHFPLHKSSDRSFCSRTHNVSTTEKVLKGGDFRFVYQTPVQDTRCTDRRFLPSKSKAFVALSSFPGAGNTWVRHLIEHATGFYTGSYYFDGTLYNKGFKGEKDHWRSRRTICVKTHESGRKEIETFDSAILLIRNPYKSLVAEFNRKCAGHLGYATDRNWKSKEWPDFVNSYASWWASHVLDWLRYGKRLLVVHYEDLKRTLLPKLRDIVGFLNVTVTEDRLLCVENNREGNFKRPGARWPETFEPFTQEMKDLISKYILTVDSALRERNFVGLPEEYLPR; encoded by the exons ATGGCCAAACCTTTTTTTAGACCACAGAAGTTTCTTCGGAGGACCCAgttcctgcttttcttcctcacGGCAGCTTACCTAATGGCTGgcagcctccttctcctccagcgCTCCCGCCTGACTCTCCAACCAGGATTCCGTGGGGCGTCCGGCAACCAAGCCCAGCCCGCCGTGGATGTGTTGGCGGGGACCGGAAATGCCGAGATAAGGCCGGTGCAAACCCCCCCGTGGACTCCCAAACTGTTAGAGGACGTGGATGGGCTCCGTGGACCGACCTCGGACCAGCGGTATGGGCCGCGGTGGCTGCTGTCCAGAAACTCTGAACTGAGGCAGTTACGACGGCGGTGGTTTCTCCGGTTCGTGAGTGAGCAAGAGCCGATGCAAAGCGCAGGGGCCAAAGTCACGAGGCACCTGACATCGGAAAACAAAG GGACTTATCTTGGATGTTTCAGTGATGATTCCAGAGAGAGGATGATGAAAGGTGCCGTGTTTTATGATCTCAGGAAGATGACGATTTCTCACTGCCAGGAGGCTTGTGCCGAGAG AGCTTACACCTACGCTGGCTTAGAATCTGGAGCGGAATGCTACTGCGGAAACAAGCTGCCCGTGACGGCGGCCAAGGAAGAAGAGTGTAACAATGAATGCAAAGGCGAGAAAGGGACCTTTTGTGGAGGCATCAACCGGATCTCTGTCTACCGGGTGGAGGAACCACGGGCCGGTCCAAAACGAC GGCGAAATGTTATCTATCGAGGATGTTTTAAAGCACCAGAAAATTTAACAAACACCTTTCCTGCCTCTTTGATACATTCCAATCTGACAGTAGAAATGTGCTCAGAATTTTGCTCTGCGAAG GAATTCCCGTTGGCAGTGATTGGCGGACCTCAGTGCCACTGCGGTTTCCCGACGGTTCATTTCCCTCTACACAAAAGCTCGGACAGGTCGTTCTGCAGCCGGACCCACAACGTCAGCACCACAGAGAAAGTGTTAAAGGGGGGTGACTTCCGGTTCGTCTACCAAACTCCGGTCCAAG ACACCCGTTGTACCGACCGGAGGTTTCTGCCCTCCAAATCCAAAGCCTTCGTTGCTTTGTCAAGCTTCCCTGGAGCGGGAAATACCTGGGTTCGTCACTTAATAGAACACGCCACCGGATTCTACACGGGAAGTTACTACTTTGATGGAACCCTTTATAACAAAG gtttcaaaggggaaaaagatCACTGGAGAAGCAGGAGGACGATCTGCGTCAAAACGCACGAGAGCGGCAGGAAGGAGATTGAAACGTTCGATTCTGCCATCTTATTGATACGGAACCCCTACAAGTCTCTCGTGGCAGAATTCAATCGGAAGTGTGCTGGCCACCTGGGATATGCCACGGATCGGAACTGGAAAAGCAAAG AGTGGCCGGATTTTGTCAACAGCTACGCCTCGTGGTGGGCGTCCCATGTGCTTGACTGGCTCCGGTACGGCAAACGCCTCCTCGTCGTGCACTACGAAGACCTGAAGCGAACGTTGCTGCCCAAGCTGAGGGACATCGTCGGGTTCCTGAACGTGACCGTGACGGAGGACAGGCTGCTGTGTGTCGAGAATAACCGAGAGGGGAATTTCAAGCGGCCTGGAGCCCGGTGGCCGGAGACTTTCGAACCCTTCACCCAGGAAATGAAGGACTTGATCAGCAAATATATCCTGACTGTGGACAGCGCGCTAAGAGAGAGAAACTTTGTGGGGCTGCCAGAGGAGTATTTGCCCagatga
- the WSCD1 gene encoding sialate:O-sulfotransferase 1 isoform X2: MAKPFFRPQKFLRRTQFLLFFLTAAYLMAGSLLLLQRSRLTLQPGFRGASGNQAQPAVDVLAGTGNAEIRPVQTPPWTPKLLEDVDGLRGPTSDQRYGPRWLLSRNSELRQLRRRWFLRFVSEQEPMQSAGAKVTRHLTSENKGTYLGCFSDDSRERMMKGAVFYDLRKMTISHCQEACAERAYTYAGLESGAECYCGNKLPVTAAKEEECNNECKGEKGTFCGGINRISVYRVEEPRAGPKRRRNVIYRGCFKAPENLTNTFPASLIHSNLTVEMCSEFCSAKEFPLAVIGGPQCHCGFPTVHFPLHKSSDRSFCSRTHNVSTTEKVLKGGDFRFVYQTPVQDTRCTDRRFLPSKSKAFVALSSFPGAGNTWVRHLIEHATGFYTGSYYFDGTLYNKGFKGEKDHWRSRRTICVKTHESGRKEIETFDSAILLIRNPYKSLVAEFNRKCAGHLGYATDRNWKSKATQVYITGSRGKKWPYKNITPRHPPTRVCKSAQNNTLCLFKIFLPCLSP, translated from the exons ATGGCCAAACCTTTTTTTAGACCACAGAAGTTTCTTCGGAGGACCCAgttcctgcttttcttcctcacGGCAGCTTACCTAATGGCTGgcagcctccttctcctccagcgCTCCCGCCTGACTCTCCAACCAGGATTCCGTGGGGCGTCCGGCAACCAAGCCCAGCCCGCCGTGGATGTGTTGGCGGGGACCGGAAATGCCGAGATAAGGCCGGTGCAAACCCCCCCGTGGACTCCCAAACTGTTAGAGGACGTGGATGGGCTCCGTGGACCGACCTCGGACCAGCGGTATGGGCCGCGGTGGCTGCTGTCCAGAAACTCTGAACTGAGGCAGTTACGACGGCGGTGGTTTCTCCGGTTCGTGAGTGAGCAAGAGCCGATGCAAAGCGCAGGGGCCAAAGTCACGAGGCACCTGACATCGGAAAACAAAG GGACTTATCTTGGATGTTTCAGTGATGATTCCAGAGAGAGGATGATGAAAGGTGCCGTGTTTTATGATCTCAGGAAGATGACGATTTCTCACTGCCAGGAGGCTTGTGCCGAGAG AGCTTACACCTACGCTGGCTTAGAATCTGGAGCGGAATGCTACTGCGGAAACAAGCTGCCCGTGACGGCGGCCAAGGAAGAAGAGTGTAACAATGAATGCAAAGGCGAGAAAGGGACCTTTTGTGGAGGCATCAACCGGATCTCTGTCTACCGGGTGGAGGAACCACGGGCCGGTCCAAAACGAC GGCGAAATGTTATCTATCGAGGATGTTTTAAAGCACCAGAAAATTTAACAAACACCTTTCCTGCCTCTTTGATACATTCCAATCTGACAGTAGAAATGTGCTCAGAATTTTGCTCTGCGAAG GAATTCCCGTTGGCAGTGATTGGCGGACCTCAGTGCCACTGCGGTTTCCCGACGGTTCATTTCCCTCTACACAAAAGCTCGGACAGGTCGTTCTGCAGCCGGACCCACAACGTCAGCACCACAGAGAAAGTGTTAAAGGGGGGTGACTTCCGGTTCGTCTACCAAACTCCGGTCCAAG ACACCCGTTGTACCGACCGGAGGTTTCTGCCCTCCAAATCCAAAGCCTTCGTTGCTTTGTCAAGCTTCCCTGGAGCGGGAAATACCTGGGTTCGTCACTTAATAGAACACGCCACCGGATTCTACACGGGAAGTTACTACTTTGATGGAACCCTTTATAACAAAG gtttcaaaggggaaaaagatCACTGGAGAAGCAGGAGGACGATCTGCGTCAAAACGCACGAGAGCGGCAGGAAGGAGATTGAAACGTTCGATTCTGCCATCTTATTGATACGGAACCCCTACAAGTCTCTCGTGGCAGAATTCAATCGGAAGTGTGCTGGCCACCTGGGATATGCCACGGATCGGAACTGGAAAAGCAAAG CCACACAGGTGTACATTACAGgatccagaggaaaaaaatggccCTATAAAAACATCACCCCACGTCACCCACCCACAAGAGTGTGCAAATCAGCCCAGAACAAcactctttgtttgtttaaaatatttttaccctgcctttctccttga
- the WSCD1 gene encoding sialate:O-sulfotransferase 1 isoform X3, whose amino-acid sequence MAKPFFRPQKFLRRTQFLLFFLTAAYLMAGSLLLLQRSRLTLQPGFRGASGNQAQPAVDVLAGTGNAEIRPVQTPPWTPKLLEDVDGLRGPTSDQRYGPRWLLSRNSELRQLRRRWFLRFVSEQEPMQSAGAKVTRHLTSENKGTYLGCFSDDSRERMMKGAVFYDLRKMTISHCQEACAERAYTYAGLESGAECYCGNKLPVTAAKEEECNNECKGEKGTFCGGINRISVYRVEEPRAGPKRRRNVIYRGCFKAPENLTNTFPASLIHSNLTVEMCSEFCSAKEFPLAVIGGPQCHCGFPTVHFPLHKSSDRSFCSRTHNVSTTEKVLKGGDFRFVYQTPVQDTRCTDRRFLPSKSKAFVALSSFPGAGNTWVRHLIEHATGFYTGSYYFDGTLYNKGFKGEKDHWRSRRTICVKTHESGRKEIETFDSAILLIRNPYKSLVAEFNRKCAGHLGYATDRNWKSKVPKNPPASMLGVVVPKRNLSSSAVTLVCL is encoded by the exons ATGGCCAAACCTTTTTTTAGACCACAGAAGTTTCTTCGGAGGACCCAgttcctgcttttcttcctcacGGCAGCTTACCTAATGGCTGgcagcctccttctcctccagcgCTCCCGCCTGACTCTCCAACCAGGATTCCGTGGGGCGTCCGGCAACCAAGCCCAGCCCGCCGTGGATGTGTTGGCGGGGACCGGAAATGCCGAGATAAGGCCGGTGCAAACCCCCCCGTGGACTCCCAAACTGTTAGAGGACGTGGATGGGCTCCGTGGACCGACCTCGGACCAGCGGTATGGGCCGCGGTGGCTGCTGTCCAGAAACTCTGAACTGAGGCAGTTACGACGGCGGTGGTTTCTCCGGTTCGTGAGTGAGCAAGAGCCGATGCAAAGCGCAGGGGCCAAAGTCACGAGGCACCTGACATCGGAAAACAAAG GGACTTATCTTGGATGTTTCAGTGATGATTCCAGAGAGAGGATGATGAAAGGTGCCGTGTTTTATGATCTCAGGAAGATGACGATTTCTCACTGCCAGGAGGCTTGTGCCGAGAG AGCTTACACCTACGCTGGCTTAGAATCTGGAGCGGAATGCTACTGCGGAAACAAGCTGCCCGTGACGGCGGCCAAGGAAGAAGAGTGTAACAATGAATGCAAAGGCGAGAAAGGGACCTTTTGTGGAGGCATCAACCGGATCTCTGTCTACCGGGTGGAGGAACCACGGGCCGGTCCAAAACGAC GGCGAAATGTTATCTATCGAGGATGTTTTAAAGCACCAGAAAATTTAACAAACACCTTTCCTGCCTCTTTGATACATTCCAATCTGACAGTAGAAATGTGCTCAGAATTTTGCTCTGCGAAG GAATTCCCGTTGGCAGTGATTGGCGGACCTCAGTGCCACTGCGGTTTCCCGACGGTTCATTTCCCTCTACACAAAAGCTCGGACAGGTCGTTCTGCAGCCGGACCCACAACGTCAGCACCACAGAGAAAGTGTTAAAGGGGGGTGACTTCCGGTTCGTCTACCAAACTCCGGTCCAAG ACACCCGTTGTACCGACCGGAGGTTTCTGCCCTCCAAATCCAAAGCCTTCGTTGCTTTGTCAAGCTTCCCTGGAGCGGGAAATACCTGGGTTCGTCACTTAATAGAACACGCCACCGGATTCTACACGGGAAGTTACTACTTTGATGGAACCCTTTATAACAAAG gtttcaaaggggaaaaagatCACTGGAGAAGCAGGAGGACGATCTGCGTCAAAACGCACGAGAGCGGCAGGAAGGAGATTGAAACGTTCGATTCTGCCATCTTATTGATACGGAACCCCTACAAGTCTCTCGTGGCAGAATTCAATCGGAAGTGTGCTGGCCACCTGGGATATGCCACGGATCGGAACTGGAAAAGCAAAG ttcCCAAAAATCCACCCGCcagcatgctgggagttgtagttccaaaaaGGAACCTTTCCTCTTCTGCTGTAACTCTTGTGTGTCTGTGA